One genomic segment of Procambarus clarkii isolate CNS0578487 chromosome 34, FALCON_Pclarkii_2.0, whole genome shotgun sequence includes these proteins:
- the LOC123752551 gene encoding uncharacterized protein: MKPLLVKPLFMKPLLVKPLLMKPLYEASVYEAPSYEASSYEASVYEASVYEAPSYEASGYEAPSYEASSYEASVYEAPSYEASGYEASFYEASVYEAPSYETSVYEAPSCEASVYEAPYEASSYEASVYEAPSCEASVYEAPSCEAPVYEAPSYEASVYEVPVYEASVYEASVYEAPSYEASVYEAPSCEASVYEAPSYETSVYEAPSCEASVYEAPSYEASGYEASVYEAPVYEAPSCEAPVYEYPFL; the protein is encoded by the coding sequence ATGAAGCCCCTTCTTGTGAAGCCTCTGTTTATGAAGCCCCTTCTTGTGAAGCCCCTTCTTATGAAGCCTCTTTATGAAGCCTCTGTTTATGAAGCCCCTTCTTATGAAGCCTCTTCTTATGAAGCCTCTGTTTATGAAGCCTCTGTTTATGAAGCCCCTTCTTATGAAGCCTCTGGTTATGAAGCCCCTTCTTATGAAGCCTCTTCTTATGAAGCCTCTGTTTATGAAGCCCCTTCTTATGAAGCCTCTGGTTATGAAGCCTCTTTTTATGAAGCCTCTGTTTATGAAGCCCCTTCTTATGAAACCTCTGTTTATGAAGCCCCTTCTTGTGAAGCCTCTGTTTATGAAGCCCCTTATGAAGCCTCTTCTTATGAAGCCTCTGTTTATGAAGCCCCTTCTTGTGAAGCCTCTGTTTATGAAGCCCCTTCTTGTGAAGCCCCTGTTTATGAAGCCCCTTCTTATGAAGCCTCTGTTTATGAAGTCCCTGTTTATGAAGCCTCTGTTTATGAAGCCTCTGTTTATGAAGCCCCTTCTTATGAAGCCTCTGTTTATGAAGCCCCTTCTTGTGAAGCCTCTGTTTATGAAGCCCCTTCTTATGAAACCTCTGTTTATGAAGCCCCTTCTTGTGAAGCCTCTGTTTATGAAGCCCCTTCTTATGAAGCCTCTGGTTATGAAGCCTCTGTTTATGAAGCCCCTGTTTATGAAGCCCCTTCTTGTGAAGCCCCTGTTTATGAATATCCCTTCTTATGA